A stretch of the Desulfobacter sp. genome encodes the following:
- a CDS encoding iron-containing alcohol dehydrogenase — protein sequence MSHFSFLCRTKTSFGKNALEHLPFDLAAMGSSKPMVIQDKASHLAGLTKPVIRAFKESGMTIGISPPIPETREGDANFIKSMYTHYTEKGYDALIALGRQTAGDAAKALNIAVSLGPESLKKKNISQRLNPLIYLPIGAASGAATAGMARFNNQTFMSDFLAPDQAVIDPSLFIPDEVDTLIDVSLTCLATGAEVLGLSRSLPARAYASAIIRLGIAPLESIIQSNKDHQSQPQKIKLAWQKDLVQAGVMAGYLMSEPLISNILGQTISDQTRISQGQAMCIVLPPLLEALGTEDMEGLLLALKGQESFSTVPLPLYAQTSVQAIRSLVNSLYGVSRGRRPRTLEEAGWNKTAIVSLGEKLVDSGTLKGIDPNTLETILTCACDGRPVIQG from the coding sequence ATGAGCCATTTTTCTTTTTTGTGCCGGACCAAAACGAGTTTCGGCAAAAATGCCCTGGAGCACCTGCCCTTTGACCTGGCTGCCATGGGAAGCTCAAAACCCATGGTGATTCAAGACAAAGCCAGCCATTTGGCAGGATTAACCAAGCCTGTGATCCGGGCCTTCAAAGAATCAGGCATGACCATTGGTATCAGTCCTCCCATACCTGAAACCCGAGAGGGGGATGCCAATTTTATAAAATCCATGTACACCCATTATACTGAAAAAGGGTATGATGCCCTCATTGCCCTTGGCAGGCAAACGGCTGGGGATGCGGCAAAGGCATTGAACATTGCCGTATCTTTAGGACCGGAGAGCCTCAAGAAAAAAAATATCTCTCAGCGCCTCAATCCCCTGATATATCTTCCAATCGGCGCGGCATCAGGCGCGGCAACCGCCGGAATGGCCCGGTTCAACAACCAGACCTTTATGTCTGATTTTCTGGCCCCGGACCAGGCGGTGATTGATCCCTCACTTTTCATACCCGATGAGGTGGACACTCTGATTGATGTCTCTCTGACCTGCCTGGCGACGGGCGCAGAAGTGCTCGGGCTTTCCCGAAGCCTGCCGGCCAGGGCCTATGCATCGGCCATCATCCGACTTGGGATTGCCCCTTTGGAGTCCATCATCCAATCCAACAAGGATCACCAGAGCCAGCCCCAAAAGATAAAACTTGCCTGGCAAAAAGACCTGGTCCAGGCCGGGGTTATGGCCGGATATCTCATGTCCGAACCGCTGATCAGCAATATCCTGGGCCAAACCATTTCCGACCAGACCCGGATCAGCCAGGGCCAGGCCATGTGCATTGTCCTGCCCCCGCTTCTGGAAGCCCTGGGAACTGAGGATATGGAAGGACTTTTATTGGCCCTCAAGGGCCAGGAGAGTTTCAGTACCGTACCGTTGCCTCTGTATGCCCAAACCAGCGTTCAAGCCATCCGTTCCCTGGTCAACTCCCTGTACGGGGTATCCCGGGGCAGACGGCCTCGAACCCTGGAAGAGGCGGGCTGGAATAAGACTGCCATAGTTTCTTTGGGAGAAAAACTGGTGGATTCAGGAACCCTCAAAGGGATTGACCCCAACACCCTTGAGACGATTTTAACCTGCGCCTGTGACGGCCGGCCTGTGATCCAAGGGTAA
- a CDS encoding iron-containing alcohol dehydrogenase, which yields MYTPDYYEFCCRVNMVAGTKALEKIPGLLSDMGAQSPMIITDKGVMAAGLVDVVLSSINGQLDIKAIEDDVPPDSDLHLVGHLAGVYREKGCDAIIAVGGGSVMDTAKGVNILISENSDNLMEFTGAGALKRPLKPLIAVPTTAGTGSEVTLVAVIADPDENRKMLFTSYFLLPDAAVIDPRMTLTLPAHITAATAMDAMAHAVESRVMLSKNPLSDAHAHEAICLISRHLPKVLENPSDLEGRLALATAATMAGIAFSNSMVGMVHAIGHSVGSVCHVPHGTCMAILLPYGLEYNLHRVGDRIADLLLPLAGPTIYVATPEAQRAQAVIDWIRQFNLNLHNTTQNRHAICFKDILNPDGIPMVPRDKLPEIARTALGDGAGFYNPEEMDFQDCLMVTQAAWEGIPLDKTQIKKG from the coding sequence ATGTATACACCTGACTATTATGAATTCTGCTGCCGGGTTAATATGGTTGCAGGCACAAAGGCCTTGGAAAAAATCCCCGGCCTGCTTTCAGATATGGGAGCCCAATCCCCCATGATCATCACGGACAAAGGGGTGATGGCAGCAGGGCTTGTGGATGTGGTTCTCTCGTCCATAAACGGCCAATTAGATATTAAGGCAATTGAAGATGACGTCCCGCCTGATTCAGACTTACACCTGGTGGGCCACCTGGCCGGGGTCTACCGGGAAAAAGGCTGCGATGCCATCATTGCCGTGGGCGGCGGATCGGTCATGGATACGGCCAAGGGCGTTAATATCCTGATCTCCGAAAACAGCGACAACCTCATGGAATTTACCGGGGCCGGGGCTTTAAAACGGCCCTTAAAGCCCTTGATTGCCGTTCCCACCACAGCCGGGACAGGATCTGAAGTCACCCTGGTGGCCGTGATTGCCGATCCTGATGAAAACAGAAAAATGCTATTTACCTCCTATTTTCTGCTGCCCGATGCAGCGGTCATCGATCCGAGGATGACCCTGACCCTCCCCGCCCATATTACTGCGGCAACGGCCATGGATGCCATGGCCCACGCAGTTGAATCCAGGGTAATGCTCTCCAAAAACCCTCTTTCAGATGCCCATGCCCATGAAGCCATCTGCCTGATCAGCCGCCATTTGCCAAAGGTTCTTGAGAATCCTTCGGATCTGGAGGGCCGCCTGGCCCTTGCCACGGCTGCCACCATGGCAGGGATTGCCTTTTCCAATTCAATGGTGGGCATGGTCCATGCCATTGGCCACTCCGTGGGATCTGTCTGCCATGTACCCCACGGCACCTGCATGGCCATCCTTTTGCCCTACGGACTGGAGTACAACCTTCACCGGGTAGGTGACAGGATCGCAGATCTGCTCTTGCCCCTGGCAGGGCCAACGATCTATGTGGCCACCCCTGAAGCACAGCGGGCGCAGGCCGTGATCGACTGGATCCGTCAATTTAATTTAAACTTGCACAACACCACCCAAAACCGCCATGCCATCTGTTTTAAAGACATTCTCAACCCGGATGGAATTCCCATGGTGCCCAGGGACAAACTGCCCGAAATCGCCAGAACCGCTTTGGGCGACGGGGCGGGTTTTTACAATCCTGAAGAGATGGACTTTCAAGATTGCCTCATGGTGACCCAGGCGGCCTGGGAAGGAATTCCACTGGATAAAACCCAGATTAAAAAAGGGTAA